The following are encoded in a window of Clostridia bacterium genomic DNA:
- a CDS encoding DNA methyltransferase: MASQTFKSVYFADFPAPDGARNTFKIAFGTKECELYEQVRGLSSHELRGIFGHQDYLSLQEAAQSDGLPLNSFCVRILKTWAEKRTGEAQPALFGMEDVGVYSTFKSSKTAPLHRWYPYIEGYAPEFVQHVMERHSPDSTSILDPFGGVGTTPITAAKAGKRAYYCELNPLLQFLIQAKTAALSLASKQRAAVADRLRELCSQWRNLVVGSASDKQLDACYQAVFDKSAFFSERTYQHVLQARTALDEISCREPLIARFVSIAILASLVPSSLLCRAGDLRFRKGKELTDIEDFIDFTQRNLQTVADDVETAEQLATQPILVTGDAKRLSNLPALGVDAVITSPPYLNGTNYFRNTKIELWFLRALRSQADLSAFRDSAITAGINDVRGKKDACTAPAVAELVRRLEANAYDGRIPRMVANYFYDMDLLLKSLRSHVRENGTIAIDIGDSVYAKVHVPTDELLCSLAEALGMELRESVHLRTRVSRDTSPLKQVLLVFRNTPGRAAVAVTRHNDWDKRWLGFKKALPHQKPPLSKRNWGHPLHSLCSYQGKMKPALASKLVETFVPENGRLLDPFGGVGTIPFEAALQGRFSYSFDISPAALAISRAKLGKPTREAVSTVLAELETYIEANEPTKEDIGRAEQIRFNSVLSEYFHQRTFREIVLARKFFAQRQNQDASSSLVLASLLHVLHGNRPYALSRRSHPITPFAPSGPRKYKGVVAHVRAKVCRSLDEQLPSNFVEGEVLECDATACWPQHVNDLDAVITSPPFFDSTRFYLANWMRLWFMGWERDDFNVRPLSFVDELQKQSFSVYEPIFRQARERIRKNGVVVLHLGLSRKCDMMKEIEKVAAPWFRVADRFSENVEHCESHGVRDKGTVNKHQYLVLS; the protein is encoded by the coding sequence ATGGCCAGCCAAACTTTCAAGTCGGTTTATTTCGCTGATTTCCCTGCGCCTGACGGCGCTCGGAATACATTCAAAATTGCATTCGGCACGAAGGAGTGTGAGCTGTACGAGCAGGTTCGTGGGCTGAGCAGCCATGAATTGCGAGGAATCTTCGGTCATCAGGACTATCTCTCGTTGCAGGAAGCTGCGCAATCCGACGGGTTGCCATTGAACAGCTTCTGCGTCCGCATTCTGAAGACGTGGGCAGAGAAAAGAACGGGGGAGGCCCAGCCAGCCCTCTTCGGGATGGAAGATGTCGGTGTATATAGCACGTTCAAGAGCAGCAAGACTGCCCCGCTTCATCGGTGGTATCCCTACATTGAGGGGTACGCACCAGAATTCGTTCAGCATGTAATGGAGCGGCACAGCCCCGACTCCACTAGCATCCTTGACCCGTTCGGGGGTGTTGGAACAACCCCTATCACGGCGGCGAAAGCCGGAAAACGAGCTTATTACTGCGAACTCAATCCACTGCTTCAGTTCCTTATTCAGGCAAAAACTGCAGCCTTGTCGTTGGCCTCGAAACAACGTGCAGCCGTTGCGGATAGGTTGAGAGAACTGTGCAGTCAGTGGCGCAATCTCGTAGTCGGCTCCGCTTCCGATAAGCAGCTCGACGCGTGTTATCAAGCGGTCTTCGACAAGAGTGCATTCTTTTCTGAGAGAACCTATCAGCACGTCCTGCAAGCACGAACCGCGCTGGACGAAATCAGCTGTCGAGAGCCCTTAATCGCACGGTTCGTATCAATAGCAATTCTCGCTTCTCTTGTTCCTAGCTCACTGCTCTGCCGAGCTGGCGACCTCCGCTTCCGGAAAGGGAAGGAACTTACCGACATTGAAGACTTTATCGACTTCACCCAACGTAATTTGCAGACCGTCGCAGACGATGTGGAGACCGCGGAGCAACTCGCAACGCAACCGATTCTCGTAACCGGAGATGCAAAGAGGCTTTCCAATCTGCCTGCACTGGGGGTGGATGCTGTTATAACCAGCCCACCATACCTAAATGGCACGAATTACTTCCGCAATACCAAAATTGAGCTGTGGTTTTTGCGGGCTCTACGCTCGCAAGCTGACTTGTCAGCGTTCCGGGATTCGGCTATCACCGCTGGCATCAATGACGTTCGCGGCAAGAAAGATGCGTGCACAGCACCTGCTGTGGCTGAGCTTGTTCGGCGATTGGAAGCAAACGCATACGATGGGCGTATCCCCCGGATGGTGGCTAACTACTTTTACGACATGGACCTGCTACTGAAATCGCTTAGGTCTCACGTTCGCGAAAACGGCACCATCGCAATAGATATTGGGGATTCCGTTTATGCGAAGGTGCACGTTCCAACGGATGAGCTTCTCTGTTCACTGGCCGAGGCTCTGGGCATGGAGCTTCGGGAATCGGTGCACCTCAGAACCAGAGTGTCGCGAGATACTTCTCCATTGAAACAAGTGCTGCTGGTCTTCAGGAACACACCAGGCCGGGCGGCTGTCGCCGTCACACGGCACAATGATTGGGATAAGCGCTGGTTAGGTTTCAAGAAGGCGCTCCCGCACCAGAAACCGCCGCTATCAAAGCGCAACTGGGGGCACCCACTCCACAGCCTTTGTTCATATCAAGGGAAGATGAAACCTGCACTCGCCAGCAAGCTTGTCGAAACATTTGTTCCGGAAAATGGTCGCTTACTTGACCCTTTCGGAGGCGTTGGAACGATTCCGTTCGAGGCGGCGTTACAGGGGAGGTTTTCGTATTCCTTCGATATAAGTCCAGCTGCATTGGCAATCTCGCGTGCGAAGCTCGGGAAGCCCACAAGGGAAGCGGTGAGCACAGTTCTGGCGGAACTTGAGACGTACATAGAAGCCAATGAACCGACAAAAGAAGATATTGGCAGAGCGGAGCAGATTCGTTTCAACAGCGTTCTCTCGGAATATTTTCACCAGCGAACATTCCGCGAGATTGTGTTGGCTAGAAAGTTCTTCGCGCAGCGTCAAAACCAAGACGCCAGCAGCTCATTAGTGCTCGCTTCACTTCTACACGTTCTGCATGGGAATCGCCCTTATGCGTTGAGCCGTCGTTCACACCCGATAACGCCGTTCGCTCCCAGCGGGCCTCGCAAGTATAAGGGGGTTGTGGCTCATGTTCGAGCAAAGGTATGTCGAAGTTTGGATGAACAACTCCCATCCAATTTTGTTGAAGGGGAGGTGTTGGAGTGCGATGCGACGGCATGTTGGCCGCAGCACGTGAACGACTTGGATGCGGTGATAACTTCTCCTCCATTTTTCGACAGCACTAGATTTTACCTCGCGAATTGGATGCGTCTATGGTTCATGGGATGGGAACGAGACGATTTCAATGTTCGTCCGCTTTCATTTGTTGACGAACTGCAAAAGCAGTCCTTTTCTGTCTATGAACCTATCTTCCGCCAAGCTCGAGAACGCATCAGGAAGAATGGCGTAGTGGTGCTGCACTTAGGACTGAGTCGCAAATGCGACATGATGAAGGAAATAGAGAAGGTGGCCGCCCCGTGGTTTAGAGTAGCTGACCGATTCTCAGAAAACGTTGAGCATTGCGAATCGCACGGCGTGCGCGACAAGGGCACTGTGAACAAGCACCAGTATCTTGTTCTCTCGTGA
- a CDS encoding SEC-C domain-containing protein, whose protein sequence is MNRLQKSIEQMKRYYPQFPYSEYSAGMAVCAVWRGSVQPITPREDMEHILDDIAHERTVRIVGGNIGHHPNCSVAHCRHDWMDSVTDISQSFELEVRWDGTARHPACWVLSPAIPPEKRRHMWADGSLCVFYASEGVWDHRENDVVDFMDHVPIWLAKWQVFNRTGVWIGREHYGDPRYHINTIKPSQQCWCRSGRKYVKCHMREDSILALRM, encoded by the coding sequence ATGAATCGGCTGCAGAAGAGTATCGAACAGATGAAACGCTACTACCCGCAGTTTCCTTATTCGGAGTACTCCGCGGGAATGGCGGTGTGCGCAGTCTGGCGTGGCTCGGTGCAGCCGATTACCCCAAGGGAGGACATGGAACACATCCTCGACGACATCGCCCATGAGAGAACCGTGCGAATCGTCGGTGGCAACATCGGCCATCATCCAAACTGCTCTGTCGCGCACTGCCGACACGACTGGATGGATAGCGTCACCGACATTAGCCAATCTTTCGAACTTGAGGTTCGTTGGGATGGGACGGCTCGCCACCCTGCGTGCTGGGTCTTGTCGCCTGCAATCCCGCCGGAGAAGCGACGCCACATGTGGGCCGACGGCTCCCTTTGTGTTTTTTATGCCTCCGAAGGTGTCTGGGATCACCGAGAAAACGATGTTGTGGACTTCATGGACCACGTCCCGATATGGTTGGCCAAATGGCAGGTCTTCAACCGCACTGGAGTGTGGATTGGTCGCGAACACTATGGAGACCCGCGCTACCACATCAACACGATTAAGCCGAGTCAACAGTGTTGGTGTCGCTCTGGACGCAAATACGTAAAGTGCCATATGCGCGAAGACAGCATTCTTGCACTTCGAATGTAG
- a CDS encoding DUF3883 domain-containing protein, with translation MAKYLYNLGSQGPIRLGARNYRDLAALVGVTGADPGVTLRRHHLLAMEMPLNLLVRTDGRSWDEINLTPLGVDLATANDSNAIMERALGEIVFCRGPYYTATRQQEYQDFEIRPYRATLQVLQRTHGWIDRDEYDLFLSRIRNDEEIAWAVDGILEFRNVNDAQRQQLLHEVQVRVPGEKSYQNWRDMGLHTFSLFSLGISAIRAEQILRLTRTAVEPVTRVPRPAAVVRPVRAQRGIALRVPQPPANAALNAPPLPRDPNGGAEGELLVAKLLEAAGWRVVFYTNRRGFGFDLWAKNGEAVMLVEVKSSLARLGSISLTRVEHAAAQQYGNNFYLAAVENLAGTPTVQFIQNPAGLTIQEQHTTEYNIRRDVWERAANALEG, from the coding sequence GTGGCGAAGTACCTCTACAATCTGGGTTCACAAGGGCCTATACGGCTCGGGGCGCGCAACTATCGTGACTTGGCCGCACTGGTGGGCGTTACAGGAGCTGACCCCGGCGTTACCCTGCGACGACATCATCTTCTTGCAATGGAGATGCCACTTAACTTATTGGTGCGGACGGATGGACGAAGTTGGGATGAAATAAACCTAACTCCACTCGGCGTGGACTTAGCAACTGCCAACGATTCCAATGCGATTATGGAACGGGCACTCGGAGAGATTGTCTTCTGTAGAGGGCCCTACTACACGGCAACTCGACAGCAAGAGTACCAAGACTTCGAAATCCGTCCATACAGAGCTACATTGCAGGTGTTGCAGCGGACACACGGATGGATTGACCGCGACGAATATGATTTATTTCTCTCCCGCATTCGCAACGATGAGGAAATTGCTTGGGCTGTAGATGGCATCTTGGAATTCCGCAACGTTAATGATGCCCAAAGACAGCAATTGCTCCACGAAGTTCAAGTTCGTGTGCCCGGAGAAAAGAGCTATCAGAACTGGCGCGACATGGGCCTTCACACCTTCTCGCTTTTCTCCCTCGGCATTTCCGCCATTCGCGCAGAGCAGATTCTTAGACTGACACGAACCGCTGTCGAACCCGTTACGAGGGTTCCGCGACCTGCTGCTGTTGTCCGGCCAGTCCGCGCACAGCGAGGGATTGCGCTCCGAGTTCCACAGCCTCCAGCTAATGCCGCGTTGAATGCGCCGCCGCTGCCACGCGACCCGAACGGAGGCGCTGAAGGAGAACTTCTCGTCGCGAAGCTCCTAGAGGCAGCAGGATGGCGAGTTGTGTTCTACACGAATCGACGTGGCTTTGGATTCGACCTTTGGGCCAAGAATGGTGAAGCAGTGATGCTCGTTGAGGTCAAAAGTAGCTTGGCACGTCTAGGCTCGATTTCCCTGACGCGGGTGGAACACGCAGCCGCCCAGCAATACGGAAACAACTTTTACTTGGCTGCGGTTGAGAATCTTGCGGGCACTCCCACCGTTCAATTTATTCAAAATCCTGCAGGTCTCACGATTCAAGAACAACATACAACCGAGTACAACATCCGTCGCGACGTTTGGGAACGTGCTGCTAACGCCCTAGAAGGTTAG
- a CDS encoding helix-turn-helix transcriptional regulator, giving the protein MAESYFGITKFSYWTREAVMAGFGDLLRRLRGNRTQKQVANDLQMPITTLSTLENQENLPRGPVLKKLADYYGVPLTYFYSSSTSEMKPTDAAKAWLQHVRSAAVKDTIATFAPPDFSEEFKRRVADTIKQKKNG; this is encoded by the coding sequence ATGGCAGAATCTTACTTCGGCATTACGAAATTTTCGTACTGGACCAGGGAGGCCGTCATGGCGGGGTTCGGAGACCTTCTCCGTCGCCTTCGGGGTAACCGTACTCAGAAGCAGGTCGCGAACGACCTGCAGATGCCTATCACGACACTTTCCACGCTGGAAAACCAAGAAAACCTGCCACGTGGGCCGGTGCTCAAGAAGCTCGCTGACTACTACGGTGTGCCCTTAACTTATTTCTATTCTTCATCGACTTCAGAAATGAAGCCTACCGACGCAGCGAAGGCGTGGCTGCAGCATGTTCGCAGTGCAGCGGTGAAGGACACGATTGCAACTTTCGCACCTCCTGATTTTTCTGAGGAGTTTAAGCGCCGGGTGGCGGACACGATAAAGCAGAAGAAGAATGGCTAA
- a CDS encoding ImmA/IrrE family metallo-endopeptidase translates to MAKLHTASNPHEDIGSQEILETLLVEAGTAGLLPTNEKKLLSFLGLQQLSFDFMSEVPFVSKDAAPAGDLRAALHLDEKVVATQSGMGEQRTRFSIFHEIAHCVLPDHFENLFIDTDQTLSWWTKARMEREANQFAADLLFQGKLFTEQALSLPTSLRTVLELAPSFGASYEASLRRFTELHVEPCALIVFQRVPHKEEDGFIEDDEYRVQYTVTSPSFRRLYFSAVQVTGGKCKSEDIFGVRSGWPLSSVVERELTIDRDEQPAWHFATEVFTNSYKIFQFLKHPLSQPQ, encoded by the coding sequence ATGGCTAAGCTCCACACCGCGAGCAATCCTCACGAGGACATTGGCTCGCAAGAAATTCTGGAAACGCTACTCGTTGAGGCGGGTACTGCGGGATTGTTGCCCACGAACGAGAAGAAGCTACTTTCGTTCTTGGGTCTTCAGCAACTCAGCTTCGATTTCATGAGCGAGGTTCCCTTCGTTAGCAAGGATGCTGCACCCGCTGGTGACCTTCGTGCTGCGTTGCATCTTGATGAAAAGGTCGTTGCGACCCAATCAGGTATGGGAGAGCAACGCACTAGATTCAGCATCTTCCACGAAATCGCGCACTGCGTCCTGCCCGACCACTTCGAAAACCTGTTTATAGACACCGACCAAACTCTGAGTTGGTGGACAAAAGCGCGGATGGAGAGAGAAGCGAATCAGTTCGCTGCCGACCTCCTGTTCCAAGGAAAACTTTTCACTGAGCAGGCTCTCAGCCTTCCAACATCGCTGCGGACCGTACTAGAACTCGCGCCTAGTTTTGGTGCTTCGTATGAGGCAAGTCTGCGCAGATTTACTGAACTGCACGTGGAACCATGCGCGCTCATCGTTTTCCAACGCGTGCCTCACAAAGAGGAAGACGGGTTTATCGAGGATGACGAGTATCGGGTCCAATACACGGTCACGTCGCCAAGCTTCAGGCGATTGTATTTTTCGGCAGTGCAGGTAACGGGCGGAAAATGCAAATCGGAAGATATTTTTGGCGTTCGGAGCGGGTGGCCTCTGAGCAGTGTCGTTGAGCGCGAACTCACGATTGACCGTGACGAGCAACCAGCGTGGCACTTCGCCACTGAAGTCTTTACAAACAGCTATAAAATCTTCCAGTTCCTGAAACACCCGCTTTCACAGCCCCAATAG
- a CDS encoding MBL fold metallo-hydrolase codes for MGFLIDMIKVGQGDAFLITIDLSNGTERYVLVDAGPESSAEEVVKHVNTYAPAGLDLIIGTHLHEDHVGGLPMVLQKCRIKQNAPLAINIPPVLQNRWSPLRKSLEGYRKIAKFDRLAKALDMVEGINAAANNVAKIVSVKAGMQWPCESVTLKFLSPTDELLALAWDDADLLPVVQQQMAEKIAEAWLEHQNALTDAPKTEPENDSSVVFELLYKGTSQALFTGDAGAAVLKVVTSKETKYPFLKVPHHGSETGLDEELVKRFSATTAYIPVGDNQHGHPDREVLKLLKKQGSHFYCSDKTKSCKGDCRNQFLTLCHKHEREFHKGWNSINTEPCARVTSV; via the coding sequence ATGGGCTTCTTGATTGACATGATAAAGGTTGGTCAGGGTGATGCTTTTCTCATCACCATAGATTTATCGAATGGAACCGAGCGTTACGTGTTGGTTGATGCTGGGCCAGAGTCCTCAGCAGAAGAAGTGGTAAAGCACGTCAACACTTATGCACCAGCAGGTCTCGACCTCATAATCGGAACTCACTTGCACGAGGACCATGTTGGAGGATTGCCGATGGTTCTGCAGAAATGCCGAATTAAGCAGAACGCCCCTCTCGCAATCAACATTCCTCCGGTTTTGCAGAACAGATGGTCTCCCCTCAGGAAGTCGCTTGAGGGCTATCGCAAAATAGCAAAGTTCGACAGACTAGCGAAAGCACTCGACATGGTGGAGGGCATTAACGCAGCAGCCAATAACGTGGCCAAAATCGTCTCGGTTAAGGCTGGTATGCAGTGGCCTTGCGAGAGCGTTACGCTGAAATTTCTAAGCCCCACAGATGAATTACTCGCTTTGGCATGGGACGATGCAGATTTGCTGCCGGTTGTGCAACAGCAAATGGCGGAAAAAATCGCCGAGGCATGGCTTGAGCACCAGAATGCACTGACCGATGCTCCAAAGACCGAGCCTGAGAACGACTCAAGCGTGGTGTTTGAGCTTTTGTACAAGGGCACTTCACAGGCATTGTTCACTGGAGATGCAGGGGCTGCCGTACTCAAGGTTGTTACAAGCAAAGAAACGAAGTATCCGTTCCTCAAGGTGCCTCATCACGGCAGTGAAACTGGCTTGGACGAAGAACTAGTCAAGAGGTTTTCGGCCACTACTGCCTACATTCCAGTTGGCGATAATCAGCACGGACACCCAGACAGAGAAGTTCTGAAACTATTGAAGAAGCAGGGTTCTCATTTTTACTGTTCAGACAAGACGAAGTCTTGCAAAGGTGACTGCAGGAACCAATTCCTGACCCTATGTCACAAGCACGAAAGAGAGTTTCACAAGGGCTGGAACAGCATAAACACAGAACCCTGTGCCCGAGTCACCTCTGTATAG
- a CDS encoding YbjN domain-containing protein, which translates to MNPLLHRIQQLLKDKLEVNADMEDDQLHFSGRCGPVTSRIRITADESLLTVMGHFPVFASTSKRAAACETVVLINWGLSVAHFSLDTDGEIVCIAQMVLFDGTPTDRQLARLIHRVWSCLEFYAESLIAILTAGADPALTIARAEKLRTESRRQVAAPDLSVN; encoded by the coding sequence ATGAACCCTTTGCTTCATCGCATTCAGCAGTTGCTAAAAGACAAGCTTGAAGTGAACGCAGATATGGAAGATGACCAATTGCATTTCTCGGGCAGATGCGGCCCTGTAACGTCGCGCATTCGAATCACGGCAGATGAATCGCTGTTGACCGTGATGGGGCATTTCCCGGTGTTCGCGAGCACGAGCAAACGAGCAGCCGCTTGCGAAACGGTGGTCCTCATAAATTGGGGGCTGTCTGTGGCACACTTCTCGCTTGATACGGACGGAGAAATCGTCTGCATTGCCCAGATGGTTTTGTTCGATGGAACGCCGACTGACCGCCAGCTTGCAAGATTGATTCATCGTGTGTGGTCGTGTTTGGAGTTCTATGCCGAATCGTTAATCGCAATCCTTACGGCAGGAGCAGACCCAGCGTTGACCATCGCACGAGCGGAAAAGCTCCGAACCGAATCACGTCGGCAAGTTGCAGCGCCCGATTTGAGCGTCAATTAG
- a CDS encoding restriction endonuclease: MAIPSLFDITLPMLKLLADGSTHALKELGDTLANQFGLTEADLSERIPSGMPKFKNRLGWARSELRLAGLVELPKPKHLRITDRGREVLRSNPVRLDRSFFMRYPDYAEAVSGRENRTEQTSVAVAVAPTSVSLDAAPEEVLESSFSNIQHRIESELLDKVKTCSPAFFEKLVIDLLHRMGYGKFRDGAAIVTGKPGDEGIDGVISEDPLGLDLVHVQAKRWENPVGRPDVQLFVGALQGKQARKGVFITTSSYNENARDYVRTVGVKIALIDGQKLAHLMYEHNVGVSDRRTLVLKSVDSDYFLEDQED; this comes from the coding sequence ATGGCTATTCCTAGTTTGTTCGATATAACGCTTCCGATGTTGAAGTTGCTCGCCGACGGTAGCACTCACGCATTAAAGGAATTGGGCGACACACTAGCTAATCAATTCGGATTGACTGAAGCGGATTTATCTGAGCGAATCCCGAGCGGGATGCCAAAGTTCAAGAATCGGCTGGGTTGGGCGCGTTCGGAGCTTAGGTTGGCTGGATTGGTAGAACTTCCGAAGCCGAAGCATTTGCGCATCACAGACCGTGGGCGGGAGGTTCTGCGGTCAAATCCTGTGCGCTTAGACCGTTCCTTCTTCATGCGGTATCCCGATTACGCTGAAGCGGTATCAGGTCGAGAAAATCGCACCGAACAGACCTCCGTCGCTGTCGCTGTCGCACCAACCTCCGTTTCTCTCGATGCAGCTCCGGAAGAGGTTCTGGAAAGTTCATTCAGCAACATTCAGCATCGTATCGAGTCCGAGCTCCTAGACAAGGTAAAAACATGCAGCCCCGCTTTCTTCGAGAAGCTCGTCATCGACCTTCTTCACAGGATGGGATACGGCAAGTTCAGAGACGGAGCGGCGATTGTCACCGGAAAGCCGGGTGATGAAGGAATTGACGGAGTTATAAGCGAAGACCCGCTTGGCCTAGACCTTGTCCATGTTCAGGCGAAGCGGTGGGAAAACCCGGTTGGCCGACCAGATGTGCAGTTGTTTGTAGGCGCACTGCAGGGGAAGCAGGCCCGAAAAGGCGTATTCATTACCACCTCGTCTTATAACGAAAATGCACGCGATTACGTTAGGACTGTAGGGGTGAAAATCGCTCTGATTGATGGGCAAAAGTTGGCTCACCTTATGTACGAGCACAACGTCGGCGTCAGTGACCGGAGAACGCTTGTACTCAAATCCGTGGACTCCGACTACTTCTTGGAGGACCAAGAGGATTGA
- a CDS encoding lipid-binding SYLF domain-containing protein — protein sequence MREVLLLCLFASLFVPLTLLGQEREQDRLEDAGRVLGEILNIPDNIPQDLLDRAECVIVLPSVKKFAIGIGGSFGRGAMVCRSGSNFTGPWGPPAMYALEGANIGFQLGGNLTDFVLLVMNPAGGRSLLKSKVKLGADASAAAGPKGRTAAAATDVVMRAEVLSYSRAKGLFAGISLEGSTMRSDGGANENLYHRKLSATDIIAKRAVSTPPSGAKLVSVLNRKSPRNKSEAKSLQD from the coding sequence ATGCGCGAAGTCCTATTGCTGTGTCTTTTTGCAAGCCTATTCGTTCCCCTAACACTGCTCGGGCAGGAGCGAGAGCAGGATCGACTGGAAGATGCCGGGCGGGTGCTCGGCGAAATTCTTAATATCCCCGACAACATTCCGCAGGACCTGCTCGACCGCGCCGAGTGCGTGATTGTGCTGCCCTCGGTGAAGAAGTTCGCCATCGGGATCGGCGGGAGCTTTGGCCGGGGCGCCATGGTGTGCCGCTCGGGATCGAACTTCACCGGGCCATGGGGCCCACCAGCGATGTACGCCCTCGAAGGAGCGAACATAGGGTTTCAGCTTGGCGGCAACCTGACGGATTTCGTGCTGCTGGTCATGAACCCCGCTGGAGGCCGCTCCTTGCTCAAGTCCAAAGTCAAACTGGGAGCGGATGCGTCCGCGGCGGCGGGCCCCAAAGGCCGTACGGCTGCGGCAGCCACCGACGTGGTCATGCGCGCTGAAGTGCTGTCGTATTCGCGCGCGAAGGGATTGTTTGCAGGTATCTCGCTCGAGGGTTCGACGATGCGGTCCGATGGCGGCGCGAACGAGAACCTGTACCACAGAAAACTGAGCGCCACGGACATCATTGCAAAGCGCGCCGTGAGCACGCCGCCTTCAGGCGCGAAACTCGTCTCGGTGTTGAACCGCAAGAGCCCGCGCAACAAAAGCGAAGCAAAGTCGCTGCAGGATTAA
- a CDS encoding tyrosine-type recombinase/integrase has translation MPFPFALTDWKCEKVFYRPFATIIQGEKMSVPFLVPKPHQAVPEGTRRPSALPVDVYIDHLGIGSRRGMKDGLDTVATFLLGRPADANDVDWPSIRYNQTAAVRNWLLTRYRPATCKRILAAIRGVLKECWRLGLMSHDDCQRASDIASIRTEDEPRGRALTNEELKKLFDACAADTSIAGIRDTALLSVLYGIGLRRSELVGLNFRDYDAVEGTLSIDGKGGKPRIGFVLENVKVAMNAWVNARGDWEGTLFVPFVRGMKLSYRRMSDDGLALIVRKRGEQAGVEHFSLHDLRRTFITDLLSAGADLSVVQKLAGHRNISTTLIYDRRGDEAKVKAAKLLAIPK, from the coding sequence TTGCCGTTTCCGTTCGCACTAACAGATTGGAAATGTGAAAAGGTCTTCTACCGACCATTTGCAACCATCATTCAAGGAGAGAAAATGAGTGTTCCGTTCTTAGTTCCAAAGCCCCATCAGGCTGTTCCGGAAGGCACCAGGCGGCCTTCTGCACTCCCAGTGGATGTTTATATCGACCACCTCGGCATCGGCTCGCGTCGGGGAATGAAGGATGGTTTGGATACAGTGGCCACCTTTCTTCTGGGCCGACCAGCCGATGCCAACGACGTGGACTGGCCTTCGATTCGTTACAACCAAACTGCCGCAGTAAGAAACTGGCTTTTGACCCGATATCGACCTGCCACGTGCAAACGAATTCTTGCTGCCATACGGGGTGTGCTGAAGGAATGTTGGAGGCTCGGGCTTATGAGCCATGATGATTGCCAACGGGCTTCCGACATTGCTTCTATCCGTACCGAGGATGAACCCCGTGGTCGCGCTTTGACGAACGAAGAACTCAAGAAGCTGTTCGATGCTTGCGCCGCCGATACCAGCATCGCAGGGATACGAGATACAGCGTTGCTCTCCGTTTTATACGGCATCGGGCTTCGCCGCTCCGAACTAGTCGGTTTGAACTTCAGAGATTACGACGCCGTGGAAGGAACCCTGAGCATTGATGGCAAGGGTGGAAAACCGCGTATCGGGTTCGTTCTTGAGAACGTGAAGGTCGCGATGAATGCATGGGTAAACGCCCGTGGCGATTGGGAAGGGACGTTGTTCGTGCCGTTCGTTCGGGGGATGAAGCTCAGCTACCGCCGGATGTCAGATGACGGATTGGCACTGATTGTCCGAAAGAGAGGCGAACAGGCTGGTGTGGAGCACTTTTCGTTGCACGACCTTCGACGCACGTTCATCACGGATTTGTTATCAGCGGGTGCCGACTTATCCGTGGTTCAGAAGCTCGCTGGCCATCGCAACATCAGCACAACCCTGATTTACGACAGGCGCGGTGATGAAGCCAAGGTGAAGGCGGCGAAGTTGCTGGCAATACCAAAGTAA